Proteins encoded within one genomic window of Alcanivorax sp. REN37:
- the mutS gene encoding DNA mismatch repair protein MutS has protein sequence MSHTDLSAHTPMMQQYLRIKAEHPHQMVFYRMGDFYELFFGDAEKAARLLDITLTSRGQSGGQPIPMAGVPYHAAEGYLARLVRLGESVAICEQIGDPATSKGPVERKVVRIVTPGTVSDEALLDDRRDTLLCALVQDGDYFGAASLDVAAGHFVVTEVKGEESLLGLIERWQPAELLFSEAALLPESLRQRPGARPRPIWEFDAETAQRQLCAQFQTHDLSGFGSPPARQVAAAGCLLQYARDTQRTDLPHLRGLRREDAQSGIQLDAATRRNLELLQTLDGKDTHTLAWVLDSTVTAMGARLLRRWLSQPLRDRARLGLRQQRVARLREGWLFESLRRVLEDIGDVERILGRVALGSARPRDLTRLGQSLHALPHLHSLLADDDAVLAPLKASLTLFPEEADLLERALIDNPPMLIRDGGVIAPGYHAELDELRAISRDAGEVLEDIEKRERSRTGLSTLRVKYNRVHGYYIELSRREAEQAPADYVRRQTMKNAERFITPELKVFEDKALSASSRALALEKSLYEDLLAQLGQRLGLLQESAQLLAELDVLCCFAERAETLNYVAPELVDTPTLEIVEGRHPVVERVLDDAFVPNNLHLDRQRSMLIITGPNMGGKSTYMRQTALIALMAHIGCGVPATRAVIGPLDRIFTRIGSSDDLAGGRSTFMVEMAETANILNHATAESLVLMDEIGRGTSTFDGLSLAWAAAHHLAQEIGAYTLFATHYFELTQLADQLPNVFNAHLSAAEHGDNIVFLHRVQDGPASRSYGLQVAQLAGVPRTVIEDARARLAELEAGAPVASSAPAPRAAVTPQQADLFPSGPSAVEKALAEVDPDQLTPRAALELLYRLRAQL, from the coding sequence ATGTCGCACACCGATTTGAGCGCCCACACCCCGATGATGCAGCAATACCTGCGCATCAAGGCGGAGCACCCGCACCAGATGGTGTTTTACCGCATGGGGGATTTCTACGAGCTGTTCTTCGGTGATGCGGAAAAAGCGGCGCGATTGCTGGATATTACGTTGACTTCGCGCGGCCAATCCGGCGGCCAGCCGATCCCGATGGCGGGGGTGCCTTACCATGCCGCCGAGGGCTATCTAGCCCGCCTGGTCCGGCTGGGTGAATCCGTGGCCATCTGCGAACAGATCGGTGATCCCGCCACGTCCAAGGGGCCGGTGGAGCGCAAGGTGGTACGCATCGTCACGCCCGGCACGGTGTCCGATGAAGCGTTGCTGGATGATCGCCGCGACACACTACTGTGCGCATTGGTGCAGGACGGCGACTACTTCGGCGCCGCCAGCCTTGATGTGGCAGCCGGCCACTTCGTGGTCACCGAAGTAAAAGGCGAGGAAAGCCTGCTCGGCCTGATCGAGCGTTGGCAGCCGGCCGAGTTACTATTCAGCGAAGCTGCCCTACTGCCGGAAAGCCTGCGTCAGCGCCCCGGCGCTCGTCCGCGCCCGATCTGGGAGTTCGACGCCGAGACCGCACAGCGCCAATTGTGCGCTCAATTCCAGACCCACGACCTGAGCGGCTTCGGCAGTCCGCCAGCGCGACAAGTGGCCGCCGCCGGCTGCCTGTTGCAATACGCGCGCGACACCCAACGCACCGACCTGCCCCACCTACGCGGCCTGCGCCGCGAGGATGCCCAATCCGGCATCCAGCTCGACGCCGCCACTCGCCGCAACTTGGAACTGCTGCAGACGTTGGATGGCAAGGACACCCACACATTAGCCTGGGTGCTCGACAGCACCGTCACTGCTATGGGCGCGCGCCTGTTGCGCCGCTGGCTGAGCCAGCCGCTGCGTGACCGCGCTCGGCTTGGGCTGCGTCAGCAGCGCGTTGCCCGGCTGCGGGAAGGCTGGCTGTTCGAGTCACTGCGGCGGGTGCTGGAAGACATCGGCGACGTGGAGCGCATCCTCGGCCGCGTGGCGCTCGGCTCTGCCCGTCCGCGCGACCTCACTCGCCTCGGCCAAAGCTTGCACGCGCTGCCGCACCTGCATTCGCTGTTGGCCGATGACGATGCCGTGCTCGCACCACTCAAGGCATCGCTAACGCTGTTCCCGGAAGAAGCTGACCTGCTCGAGCGCGCGCTGATCGACAACCCGCCGATGCTGATCCGCGATGGTGGCGTGATCGCTCCCGGCTACCACGCCGAACTGGACGAGCTGCGCGCCATCAGCCGCGATGCCGGTGAAGTACTGGAAGACATCGAAAAGCGCGAGCGCAGTCGCACCGGCCTCTCCACACTTCGGGTGAAGTACAACCGCGTGCATGGCTACTACATCGAACTGTCACGTCGTGAGGCCGAGCAAGCACCGGCGGACTATGTCCGCCGCCAGACCATGAAGAACGCCGAGCGCTTCATCACGCCGGAACTAAAAGTATTCGAGGACAAGGCACTGTCCGCCAGCAGCCGCGCACTGGCGCTGGAAAAGTCGCTGTACGAGGACCTGCTGGCCCAGTTGGGCCAGCGCCTCGGCCTGTTGCAGGAAAGCGCCCAATTGCTGGCTGAGTTGGATGTGCTGTGCTGCTTCGCAGAGCGCGCAGAAACACTCAACTACGTGGCACCGGAACTGGTCGACACGCCGACGCTGGAAATCGTCGAAGGCCGCCACCCGGTGGTGGAGCGGGTGCTGGACGACGCTTTCGTGCCCAACAACCTGCATCTGGATCGCCAGCGCAGCATGTTGATCATCACCGGGCCGAACATGGGCGGTAAATCCACCTACATGCGCCAGACCGCCCTGATCGCGCTGATGGCTCACATCGGCTGCGGGGTGCCGGCCACGCGCGCAGTAATCGGGCCGCTGGACCGCATTTTCACCCGCATCGGCTCTTCCGATGACCTGGCCGGCGGCCGCTCCACCTTCATGGTGGAAATGGCAGAGACCGCCAACATCCTTAACCACGCCACCGCTGAGAGCTTGGTGCTGATGGACGAAATCGGCCGTGGCACCAGCACCTTCGATGGCCTGTCGCTAGCGTGGGCGGCCGCCCATCACTTGGCTCAAGAGATTGGCGCCTACACGCTGTTCGCCACCCACTATTTCGAGCTCACCCAGCTTGCCGACCAACTGCCGAACGTGTTCAACGCCCACCTGTCAGCGGCCGAGCACGGTGACAACATCGTGTTTCTGCACCGGGTCCAGGACGGCCCGGCTAGCCGCAGCTATGGTTTGCAGGTGGCGCAATTGGCGGGGGTGCCGCGCACTGTAATCGAGGATGCCCGGGCGCGACTGGCGGAACTGGAAGCCGGTGCGCCGGTGGCATCCAGCGCCCCGGCACCGCGAGCAGCGGTTACACCACAGCAGGCCGATCTGTTCCCCAGTGGCCCGTCAGCGGTGGAGAAAGCATTGGCTGAAGTCGATCCGGACCAGCTGACCCCACGCGCGGCGCTGGAGCTGCTCTACCGGCTGCGGGCGCAACTGTGA
- a CDS encoding saccharopine dehydrogenase family protein: MSDAKQKSAQTVWMIYGAYGYSGELIAREAVRRGQRPVLAGRDAAKTRQLASKLGLQAVSFELDNVQQAAGHIKGMDLVINCAGPFSVTARPMMNACIAAKAHYLDITGEIDVFELSQSLGELAAKAGVVLCSGCGFDVIPTDCVAVALKEAIPDATHLSLGFSGSTRLSPGTAKTTVEGMAMGGKIRRDGKLETVPMAHHSRLIDYGRGPQTSVAIPWGDVSSAFHSTGIANITVYVPGNRAMIAGARLAHYLRPVLALTPVQKLLKAGVGKFIKGPNQQERDAMPTLVWGEASNGRGRNKTARIKTANGYSVTSTGSLAVIEFLLTHQPAGGAYTPASLVGHELVTQLPGSGPMNIS, encoded by the coding sequence ATGAGTGACGCTAAACAGAAATCCGCCCAAACGGTCTGGATGATCTACGGCGCTTATGGCTACAGCGGCGAACTGATTGCCCGCGAAGCGGTGCGCCGCGGCCAGCGGCCGGTGCTGGCCGGCCGCGATGCCGCCAAGACCCGCCAGCTGGCCTCCAAGTTAGGGCTGCAAGCAGTAAGCTTTGAGCTCGATAACGTGCAGCAGGCTGCTGGGCACATCAAAGGCATGGATTTGGTTATCAACTGCGCGGGACCGTTCTCGGTCACCGCCCGCCCGATGATGAATGCGTGTATCGCCGCCAAGGCCCACTATTTAGATATCACTGGCGAAATCGACGTGTTCGAGCTGAGCCAAAGCCTTGGCGAACTGGCCGCCAAAGCCGGTGTAGTGCTGTGCTCCGGCTGCGGCTTCGACGTGATCCCCACCGACTGTGTAGCGGTGGCGTTGAAAGAAGCCATACCCGACGCCACTCATTTGTCACTGGGCTTTTCCGGCAGTACTCGGCTGTCCCCCGGCACCGCCAAGACCACAGTCGAAGGCATGGCCATGGGCGGCAAAATCCGCCGGGACGGCAAGCTGGAAACCGTACCGATGGCGCACCACAGTCGCCTCATTGATTACGGCCGCGGCCCGCAGACCTCAGTCGCCATTCCCTGGGGGGATGTATCCTCCGCCTTCCATAGCACCGGCATTGCCAATATTACCGTCTATGTACCCGGCAACCGCGCCATGATTGCCGGCGCCCGTTTGGCGCATTACCTGCGTCCAGTGCTGGCGCTGACGCCGGTACAAAAGCTGCTGAAAGCCGGCGTCGGCAAGTTCATCAAAGGCCCCAATCAACAAGAGCGCGATGCCATGCCGACACTGGTATGGGGCGAAGCCAGCAATGGTCGTGGTCGGAACAAGACTGCACGCATCAAAACTGCCAACGGTTACAGCGTGACCAGCACCGGCTCACTGGCAGTGATCGAATTCCTACTGACACACCAACCCGCCGGTGGCGCTTACACCCCTGCCAGCCTGGTCGGCCACGAACTGGTTACACAATTGCCGGGCTCAGGGCCGATGAACATCAGCTGA
- a CDS encoding SDR family NAD(P)-dependent oxidoreductase, with product MTQTVSPRDCAVVIGTGTRSGLGGALCARFHAQGLAVYAAGRSREKIEHTAREIDPSGQRVTAVVMEAAEPADVSALFARIAADGRIPKVVVFNAAERNIPMSMLNTTPEQLEQVWRSNCFAGALVGQEALRRMLPQAEGTLIFTGASGSLRGRARFAAFASAKAGLRALAQSMAREFGPKGIHVAHVIIDGVVNGDRAGKFAAGLGKAYLISRGNDGSLHPDAVAESYWQLHLQHRSAWTHELDLRPFKESF from the coding sequence ATGACGCAAACAGTTTCGCCCAGAGACTGTGCCGTAGTGATCGGCACCGGTACCCGCAGCGGTCTCGGTGGCGCGCTGTGCGCGCGCTTCCATGCACAAGGCTTGGCGGTGTACGCCGCCGGTCGCAGCCGCGAGAAAATTGAACACACCGCACGGGAGATCGACCCAAGCGGCCAGCGGGTGACAGCAGTAGTGATGGAAGCCGCCGAGCCGGCAGATGTCAGCGCCCTGTTTGCACGCATTGCCGCCGATGGCCGCATTCCTAAAGTGGTGGTATTCAACGCTGCTGAACGCAACATCCCGATGTCGATGCTCAACACCACCCCGGAGCAGTTAGAGCAGGTGTGGCGCAGCAACTGTTTTGCCGGCGCACTGGTCGGCCAGGAAGCACTGCGGCGAATGCTGCCACAAGCGGAAGGGACGCTGATCTTCACCGGCGCCAGCGGTTCCCTGCGTGGCCGCGCACGCTTTGCCGCATTTGCTTCGGCCAAGGCCGGATTGCGGGCATTGGCGCAATCCATGGCGCGCGAGTTCGGCCCCAAAGGCATCCATGTGGCCCACGTCATTATTGATGGGGTGGTCAACGGCGACCGTGCTGGCAAGTTTGCCGCCGGGCTCGGCAAAGCCTATCTCATCAGCCGTGGCAACGATGGCTCACTGCACCCAGACGCGGTGGCCGAAAGCTATTGGCAACTGCACCTGCAACATCGCAGCGCCTGGACCCACGAGTTGGATCTGCGCCCGTTCAAGGAATCGTTCTGA
- a CDS encoding metal-dependent hydrolase, translating into MTTTASDAASSAPHNVIAREVQFDWEQAPLHWLQDDPFASHAINEFSYLLMQGEKFFCRVFREALPLVEEGKLRDDVQAFIRQEAIHSRAHHDSIEGYLKRLGIDGGDFQRNNELLFDRMLSRKPFGITLPRRLERQWLVMRIGMVAAIEHFTSALGVYVLDADWERSGADPVVADLFRWHGAEEIEHRTVAYDLYRYLGGSWPLRSLLMALVLPTLTGRMAAGTAELMRQDPTFSARDTRLGRLGFWRLWQQSDRRGNVPDVAWFIARSLRFFARGYEPLHEADTAQALAYINNSPAVLANRV; encoded by the coding sequence ATGACCACTACCGCTTCGGACGCCGCTTCCAGCGCCCCGCATAATGTGATTGCCCGCGAGGTGCAATTCGACTGGGAACAAGCACCATTGCATTGGCTGCAGGACGACCCGTTCGCCAGCCATGCCATCAATGAATTCAGCTACCTGTTAATGCAGGGTGAGAAGTTCTTCTGCCGTGTGTTCCGTGAAGCCTTACCACTGGTGGAGGAAGGCAAACTGCGTGATGACGTGCAAGCCTTCATTCGTCAGGAAGCTATTCACAGCCGCGCCCACCACGATTCCATCGAGGGCTACCTCAAGCGACTGGGGATCGACGGCGGTGACTTCCAACGCAACAACGAGCTGCTGTTTGATCGCATGCTATCGCGCAAGCCATTTGGCATTACGTTGCCACGCCGGCTGGAGCGTCAATGGTTGGTAATGCGCATCGGCATGGTCGCGGCCATCGAACACTTCACCTCCGCGCTGGGCGTCTATGTGCTCGACGCTGACTGGGAGCGCAGCGGCGCCGACCCGGTGGTGGCCGACCTGTTCCGCTGGCATGGGGCGGAAGAAATTGAGCACCGCACCGTGGCCTACGACCTGTACCGCTACCTTGGCGGCAGCTGGCCGCTGCGCAGCCTGCTGATGGCACTGGTGTTGCCCACGTTGACCGGGCGCATGGCCGCCGGCACCGCCGAATTGATGCGGCAAGATCCCACTTTCAGTGCTCGCGATACCCGTTTGGGACGGCTGGGTTTCTGGCGCCTGTGGCAGCAATCCGATCGGCGCGGCAATGTGCCGGATGTTGCGTGGTTCATCGCGCGCTCACTGCGCTTCTTCGCGCGCGGGTACGAGCCGCTGCATGAGGCAGATACCGCGCAAGCCCTGGCCTACATCAACAACTCGCCGGCGGTACTAGCCAACCGCGTGTGA
- a CDS encoding alpha/beta fold hydrolase produces MTPSEFVTSGAVNLAVYRWQNDDAERPVVVLIHGYPDNASIWEPLATQLAEDFTVIAYDTRGAGLSSAPSGIESYAAPHLVSDLAAVIYAVSPQQPVHLVAYDWGALPAWEAVARADFDGRIASLTTAAPSADQLGQWFRGRLTSRSPVRFLQGLRQVAASSYMLLFQLPKLPEMTWRLGLGRHWPRFVNLVEGTEAPAHPNQTADGIQGLNLYRANLRRLLRPHVQPVPTAVPVQLLLLQRDRFLPIHLFENLEQSASNLRRTQIDAGHWAMLSHTRQLANAITPFVTSIEDT; encoded by the coding sequence ATGACCCCATCCGAATTCGTCACCTCAGGCGCTGTGAACTTAGCGGTCTATCGCTGGCAAAATGACGATGCCGAACGACCGGTGGTGGTCCTGATCCACGGTTATCCAGATAACGCCAGCATTTGGGAGCCGTTGGCGACGCAATTGGCGGAAGACTTTACCGTGATCGCCTATGACACCCGCGGTGCGGGGCTGTCATCAGCGCCGAGCGGCATCGAGTCCTACGCCGCGCCGCATCTGGTGAGTGACCTCGCGGCGGTGATATATGCTGTCAGCCCACAACAGCCGGTGCATTTGGTGGCCTATGACTGGGGTGCGCTGCCGGCCTGGGAAGCCGTGGCAAGAGCCGACTTCGATGGCCGCATCGCCTCGCTGACCACCGCAGCTCCTTCCGCCGACCAGCTTGGGCAATGGTTTCGAGGCCGCCTTACCTCCCGCTCCCCAGTTCGCTTCCTGCAGGGGCTGCGGCAAGTGGCAGCCTCGTCTTACATGCTGCTGTTCCAGTTGCCGAAGCTGCCGGAAATGACCTGGCGCCTGGGTCTTGGCAGGCACTGGCCGCGTTTCGTGAATCTAGTAGAAGGTACCGAAGCGCCGGCGCACCCGAATCAAACCGCCGACGGCATTCAGGGCCTTAATCTCTATCGCGCCAACCTGCGGCGCCTGCTGCGACCGCACGTGCAACCGGTACCCACCGCTGTGCCGGTGCAACTGTTGCTGCTGCAACGCGACCGTTTTCTACCCATCCACCTGTTTGAAAACCTTGAACAGTCGGCCAGCAACCTGCGCCGCACTCAGATTGATGCCGGTCACTGGGCGATGCTGTCCCATACCCGCCAACTCGCCAACGCCATTACCCCCTTCGTCACATCCATCGAGGACACCTGA
- a CDS encoding winged helix-turn-helix transcriptional regulator, giving the protein MKWDEVGALPCSMARSLALLGDRWTLMVLRSLFMGMRRFDDFQTHLGVTRHVLSDRLSRLVEDGVLHKVPYMERPLRHEYRLTDMGRDLYPVMQALNAWGDKWLDGGHGAPLEFHHSSCGHRFTPLMVCSHCREPVDYRNTVPMAGPGLAMFQQRLKQAES; this is encoded by the coding sequence ATGAAGTGGGACGAAGTAGGCGCGTTGCCCTGTTCGATGGCACGCAGCCTGGCACTGCTGGGTGATCGCTGGACACTGATGGTGCTGCGCAGCCTGTTCATGGGGATGCGCCGCTTTGATGATTTCCAAACGCACTTGGGCGTGACCCGCCATGTGCTGTCCGACCGCCTGAGCCGGCTGGTGGAGGATGGCGTATTGCATAAAGTGCCGTACATGGAGCGGCCGCTGCGCCACGAGTACCGGCTCACCGACATGGGACGTGATTTGTACCCGGTGATGCAGGCGCTCAACGCGTGGGGAGACAAGTGGTTGGATGGCGGCCACGGTGCGCCGCTGGAGTTCCACCACAGCAGCTGCGGTCACCGCTTCACGCCGCTGATGGTGTGCTCCCATTGCCGCGAGCCGGTGGATTACCGCAATACCGTGCCAATGGCGGGGCCAGGGCTGGCCATGTTCCAGCAGCGCCTGAAGCAAGCTGAGTCCTGA